The following coding sequences lie in one Drosophila bipectinata strain 14024-0381.07 chromosome XR, DbipHiC1v2, whole genome shotgun sequence genomic window:
- the LOC108132495 gene encoding angiopoietin-related protein 3-like — protein sequence MKILSVVLISVTFFITVALGSEESCYLTEEQEDDCAAVCHPIVKPLLRYFEKIQAKEFQFQKDYSELKKKNTDLEKKGQEHNGQISQFQKNYSDLQKKYSDLQESHSELQRRELELISQLQKDKSALQKDISDLQKDISDLQNRVIEVENLQAQIDSKNVEIKLLKDQISELNKTNELATKILRDDIAKLGEIVKNINSVNRTASPSPTRTVQQLPPPSKAIPDRCPQSQNETRIVQEIQIPGSDPFKVVCFSDKEIGSGWMIVYNHLDKPNYFNRTYEEFERGFGDVGTQGDDKYFIGLERLHLLTSRNSYELIMNLYKCDNFVVGNRNEGYMVKANKGCTGLILPNLRQVKFSTWDRDEDGYPYYNLAKRLGFGFWFNHGNGFFISFSIMIRRKD from the exons ATGAAGATCCTTTCCGTGGTGCTCATCTCTGTGACTTTTTTTATTACCGTCGCCCTGGGATCGGAGGAA TCTTGTTATCTCACTGAAGAGCAGGAGGACGACTGCGCGGCGGTCTGTCATCCGATCGTGAAGCCCCTCCTGAGGTACTTTGAGAAGATTCAGGCCAAAGaattccaattccaaaagGACTACTCAGAGTTGAAGAAAAAGAACACGGACTTGGAGAAAAAGGGTCAGGAACATAATGGCCAGATATCTCAGTTCCAGAAAAACTACTCCGATTTGCAGAAAAAGTATTCAGATTTGCAGGAAAGCCATTCGGAATTGCAGAGAAGAGAACTGGAACTTATATCACAGCTGCAAAAGGATAAATCGGCCTTGCAAAAGGATATATCGGACTTGCAAAAGGATATATCGGACTTGCAAAATAGGGTGATTGAAGTCGAAAATCTACAAGCTCAAATAGATTCAAAAAATGTGGAGATCAAATTACTAAAAGATCAAATTagtgaattaaataaaacaaatgaacTTGCTACAAAAATACTTCGCGACGACATTGCCAAATTGGGCGAAATAGTAAAGAATATAAATTCGGTTAATAGAACAGCCAGTCCATCACCAACCAGGACAGTCCAGCAACTACCTCCACCCTCCAAAG CTATTCCAGATCGGTGTCCGCAAAGCCAAAATGAAACTAGGATCGTCCAAGAAATCCAAATTCCTGGTTCCGATCCGTTTAAAGTAGTCTGTTTCTCAGATAAGGAGATTGGTTCTGGTTGGATGATTGTTTATAACCATCTGGATaaaccaaattattttaatcgcACGTATGAGGAATTTGAAAGAGGATTCGGAGATGTCGGGACGCAGGGGGACGATAAATACTTTATTGGACTCGAACGATTGCACCTCCTGACATCTAGAAACTCTTATGAGTTAATAATGAATCTTTACAAATGCGACAACTTTGTCGTTGGGAATCGAAACGAAGGCTACATGGTGAAAGCTAACAAAGGGTGTACAGGACTCATATTGCCGAACCTTAGGCAAGTCAAGTTTTCCACCTGGGATCGAGATGAGGATGGATATCCCTATTATAATTTGGCAAAGAGACTGGGCTTTGGATTCTGGTTCAATCATGG AAATGGGTTCTTCATTTCGTTTTCTATAATGATCCGAAGAAAggattaa